A stretch of Coccidioides posadasii str. Silveira chromosome 2, complete sequence DNA encodes these proteins:
- the RPS19 gene encoding 40S ribosomal protein eS19 (EggNog:ENOG410PMW7~COG:J~BUSCO:15296at33183), whose product MGGVTVRDVDAQKFINAYSAFLKRQGKLPIPGWVDTVKTSTARELPPQSDDWFYVRAASVARHIYLRKTVGVGRLRKVHGGTKNRGSCPSHHVNASGAVDRKIVQALEKIGVVEVDEEKGGRRITQTGQRDLDRIAKTTLEEEEEDDE is encoded by the exons ATGGGAGGCGTCACCGTTCGCGATGTGGAT GCGCAGAAGTTCATCAATGCGTACTCCGCTTTCTTGAAGAGACAAGGCAAATTGCCAATCCCAG GATGGGTTGACACCGTCAAGACctccactgccagagaacTCCCTCCTCAGTCCGATGATTG GTTCTATGTCCGCGCTGCTTCAGTTGCCCGACACATCTACCTCCGCAAGACCGTCGGTGTTGGCCGTCTACGAAAGGTCCACGGAGGAACCAAAAACCGCGGTTCCTGCCCATCCCACCACGTCAACGCCAGCGGTGCCGTTGACCGCAAGATTGTCCAGGCTCTCGAGAAGATCGGTGTCGTTGAGGTAGATGAGGAGAAGGGTGGTCGCAGAATCACACAGACCGGCCAGAGAGATTTGGACCGCATCGCCAAAACGACCcttgaggaggaggaggaagatgatgagtAA
- the DOM34_1 gene encoding Translation factor pelota (EggNog:ENOG410PFZ1~COG:J): MIVVHSSSGHVHSLAEVLKSPSVQARLSNTKYARETAIMDTFFNHLRMDTNKATYGAKEVESAVDQGAVGRGGGILLISNRLFRAQDVHERKRWVSLVDRVRDVEGGEVRVLSSDHESGKRLDGLGGVAALLTFPVLDDENEEDDGDDNADG, translated from the coding sequence ATGATTGTAGTGCATTCGTCGTCTGGCCACGTGCATTCGCTGGCCGAAGTCCTCAAGTCTCCGTCGGTGCAGGCGCGTCTCTCTAATACGAAGTATGCCCGTGAGACAGCAATTATGGACACATTTTTCAATCATTTGAGGATGGACACAAACAAAGCCACGTACGGGGCTAAAGAAGTAGAATCAGCAGTTGACCAAGGTGCGGTTGGCCGAGGCGGTGGTATTCTATTAATTTCAAACAGGCTCTTTCGGGCGCAAGACGTGCACGAAAGAAAGAGATGGGTTTCTCTAGTTGATCGCGTGAGAGACGTTGAAGGGGGGGAGGTTCGAGTACTAAGTTCTGACCACGAAAGTGGGAAAAGATTAGACGGTTTGGGCGGCGTTGCCGCACTTTTGACGTTTCCCGTCCTCGACGAtgagaatgaagaagacgaTGGCGATGACAATGCCGATGGATAG
- a CDS encoding uncharacterized protein (EggNog:ENOG410PJMQ~COG:S~BUSCO:10319at33183) yields MASKLTLQSTYKMNSGYEIPVLGFGVYQTPPEVTEKVTLKALETGYRHIDSAKAYCNEAECGEAIRASGLKREDVFFTTKVPWRSLGYEKTKQSIEESLKAAKVDYYDLILLHAPYGGRDAREGSWRALVEAQKAGKVRSIGISNYGVHHLDELEEYNKSIGGKIDVGQYEIHPWLPRQDIVEWLRKRNIVVEAYSPLVRAQKMDEPILHELAKKHNKTPAQILVRWSLQKGLIPLPKSVTESRIVENANVFDFELSEQDMKAMETNEYQNVCWDPTTHKDGDPINF; encoded by the exons ATGGCTTCCAAACTCACGTTGCAGTCAACGTATAAAATGAACTCGGGATATGAGATTCCGGTGCTTGGATTTGGG GTGTATCAAAC ACCTCCAGAGGTCACTGAAAAAGTGACATTGAAGGCGTTGGAGACAGGATATAGACAC ATCGATTCTGCCAAGGCGTACTGTAACGAAGCAGAGTGTGGCGAAGCGATTAGAGCGTCTGGCTTGAAGCGGGAAGATGTTTTTTTTACTACCAAAGTCCCATGGAGATCTTTGGGATATGAGAAGACGAAGCAGTCCATTGAGGAGAGCTTGAAGGCTGCGAAAGTGGATTATTATGATCT TATCCTCCTCCATGCCCCCTATGGAGGGCGAGACGCCCGTGAAGGTTCATGGCGTGCCCTTGTTGAGGCCCAAAAGGCGGGCAAAGTTCGCTCAATTGGTATCTCAAATTATGGTGTCCATCATCTTGATGAACTGGAAGAATACAACAAGTCTATTGGAGGAAAGATAGATGTCGGACAATATGAGATCCACCCTTGGCTTCCCAGGCAAGACATTGTCGAATGGCTTCGGAAGCGTAATATCGTTGTTGAAGCATACAGCCCTCTTGTACGTGCGCAGAAGATGGACGAACCAATTCTGCATGAATTGGCCAAGAAGCATAACAAGACCCCGGCTCAAATCCTGGTCCGATGGAGTCTGCAAAAG GGCCTGATCCCACTCCCAAAATCTGTCACAGAATCTCGAATCGTAGAGAACGCCAACGTTTTCGACTTTGAGCTTTCCGAACAGGATATGAAAGCCATGGAGACCAACGAATATCAGAATGTCTGCTGGGACCCGACTACCCACAAAGACGGGGATCCAATTAATTTTTAG
- a CDS encoding uncharacterized protein (EggNog:ENOG410PTAW~COG:S~TransMembrane:4 (o12-39i70-90o110-129i181-199o)) has product MADHSTLIGTSQVLGITASGVLAGGILNFSVALVPTLILPGATSKRTFDSSFQPGTPVSHIASQWHHAYGIGKSIVPLASLITASVYSYLSYHFRQGTLTRQGNVVAANYYLLAALFTIAPVPFTLLIMKPTNNKLIAKAKSAETEGLVAQKEKDVQGELRASRDEAEVQSWLKTWSRLNVVRGLFPLVGTICAAMAIIS; this is encoded by the exons ATGGCAGACCATTCCACCCTAATCGGAACCTCCCAGGTCCTGGGAATCACGGCTTCTGGAGTCCTGGCCG GGGGCATCCTCAATTTTTCCGTTGCACTCGTTCCAACCCTCATTCTGCCGGGGGCTACCAGCAAACGTACTTTCGACTCGTCCTTCCAGCCAGGCACACCAGTCTCCCACATCGCCTCGCAATGGCACCATGCATATGGCATCGGTAAATCGATTGTCCCGCTCGCCTCCTTGATCACCGCCTCAGTATACTCCTACTTGTCGTACCACTTCCGGCAAGGCACACTCACTCGTCAGGGAAACGTCGTCGCTGCAAACTACTACTTGCTCGCCGCCCTGTTTACCATTGCTCCCGTCCCATTCACTCTCCTAATCATGAAACCCACCAACAACAAGTTAATCGCCAAGGCAAAATCTGCAGAAACCGAGGGCCTGGTTGCGCAGAAGGAGAAGGATGTTCAGGGTGAACTGAGGGCTTCTAGAGATGAGGCTGAGGTCCAGAGCTGGTTGAAGACTTGGTCCCGCTTGAATGTTGTGAGAGGATTGTTCCCTCTTGTGGGAACAATTTGTGCTGCTATGGCCATCATTTCATAA
- the DOM34_2 gene encoding Translation factor pelota (EggNog:ENOG410PFZ1~COG:J) produces the protein MRLIKQNIEQDGSGSVTLFPEEPEDMWHAYNLIRPHDLLKASAIRRVTTTATTGTTSSSRVHMTLQIRVKSLDFDPQSSQLHVSGQIASENPYTKIGQHHTLDLELQRNFTLEKRTESGEVGGWDSVAIEMLKDAVDEGYKRRAEAVAVVMQEGLANICFIGQFQTVLKQKVEMTIPRKRQGGSDHDKASPKKNAAVFVHISKFTDVFGPRPWLNFSK, from the exons ATGAGGCTGATCAAACAGAATATCGAGCAGGATGGCTCAGGCTCAGTTACGCTCTTCCCTGAGGAGCCAGAGGATATG TGGCATGCGTACAATCTAATCCGGCCCCATGACCTGCTGAAAGCCAGCGCTATCCGTCGCGTTACGACTACCGCCACAACCGGGACAACTTCGTCGTCACGAGTCCATATGACGTTGCAAATTCGGGTTAAGAGCCTGGATTTTGACCCCCAAAGTTCCCAGCTTCATGTATCAGGACAGATCGCCTCAGAGAACCCATATACAAAGATTGGTCAACATCATACGCTGGATCTAGAGCTCCAACGGAATTTTACCCTTGAAAAACGCACAGAGTCAGGTGAAGTGGGGGGATGGGACAGTGTCGCTATCGAGATGCTAAAGGATGCCGTGGATGAGGGCTACAAAAGAAGGGCGGAGGCTGtagcagtagtaatgcaggAAGGCTTGGCAAATATCTGCTTTATCGGCCAGTTTCAGACCGTCCTCAAGCAGAAGGTTGAGATGACAATACCTAGAAAAAGACAAGGAGGGAGTGACCACGACAAGGCaagcccaaaaaaaaatgccGCCGTCTTTGTCCACATCTCGAAATTTACTGACGTATTCGGCCCCAGGCCCTGGCTAAATTTTTCCAAGTAA
- a CDS encoding uncharacterized protein (EggNog:ENOG410PKQ6~COG:E~BUSCO:2998at33183): MASQAPIAQDGPNEEAKYIDFPCLPDDAMRDGKPALNKYSQFITKGHDYPGAQAMLYAAGVPDRDAMKTSPHVGIASVWWEGNPCNMHLLDLGKTVKKAVIDQGMLGWQYNTIGVSDAITMGHEGMRFSLQSREVIADSIETVTCAQYHDGCIAIPGCDKNMPGCIMAMGRHNRPSMMIYGGTIQGGYSKLLRRPINVSTCYEAAGAYAYNTLVQPDDGGDRSKTKDEIMEDIERHACPSAGACAGMYTANTMATAIESMGLTLPGSSSTPATSPAKMRECVKAADAIKLCMERNIRPRDLLTKRSFENALVMTMALGGSTNGVVHFIAMARSAGVHLMLDDIQRVSDKIPFIANLAPSGKYYMADLYEIGGIPSVQKLLVAAGLLDGGIPTVTGKTLAENIASFPSLPQDQAIIHPLDNPIKSTGHLQVLRGNLAPGGAVAKITGKEGTKFTGKARVFNKEHELDAALSRGEIPRGDNLVLVVRYEGPKGGPGMPEQLKASAALMGAKLTNVALITDGRYSGASHGFIVGHIVPEAAVGGPIAVVQDGDTITINADTNELTMDVSDEEIAQRLKGWKPPKPRVTRGVLAKYAKLVGDASNGAMTDQF; the protein is encoded by the exons ATGGCTTCTCAAGCTCCTATTGCGCAAGATGGACCAAACGAGGAGGCGAAATATATCGACTTCCCCTGTCTTCCTGATGATGCGATGCGGGACGGAAAACCGGCCTTGAACAAATATTCTCAGTTCATTACAAAAGGTCATGATTACCCAGGTGCCCAG GCAATGTTATATGCTGCTGGGGTACCTGATAGGGATGCCATGAAAACGAGTCCTCATGTTGGCATTGCATCAGTATGGTGGGAAGGAAATCCCTGCAACATGCACTTGTTGGATTTAGGAAAGACTGTGAAAAAGGCTGTTATAGATCAGGGCATGCTGGGATGGCAATACAATACCATTGGTGTCTCTGACGCAATCACAATGGGTCATGAAG GCATGCGCTTTTCTCTGCAGTCTCGTGAGGTCATTGCCGACAGCATCGAAACTGTGACTTGCGCACAATACCATGACGGTTGCATTGCCATACCTGGTTGTGACAAGAACATGCCTGGGTGTATTATGGCCATGGGAAGACACAACCGCCCCTCCATGATGATATACGGTGGCACAATTCAAGGCGGATATTCGAAACTATTGCGACGACCCATTAACGTTTCGACCTGCTATGAGGCCGCGGGTGCTTATGCGTATAATACTTTGGTCCAGCCGGACGATGGCGGGGACAGGAGCAAAACTAAGGATGAGATCATGGAAGACATTGAAAGACATGCTTGTCCGAGCGCTGGGGCTTGCGCAGGCATGTATACTGCGAACACAATGGCCACAGCAATTGAGTCGATGGGTCTGACTCTGCCTGGTTCATCTTCTACCCCCGCAACATCACCAGCGAAGATGCGAGAATGTGTAAAAGCGGCTGATGCAATTAAATTGTGCATGGAGAGGAACATCAGACCGCGCGACTTATTGACAAAACGGTCCTTTGAGAATGCCCTGGTCATGACAATGGCTCTCGGTGGAAGCACTAACGGCGTTGTTCATTTCATTGCCATGGCTAGATCGGCTGGTGTTCACTTAATGCTAGATGACATCCAGCGTGTTAGTGACAAAATTCCTTTTATCGCGAACCTCGCCCCAAGCGGAAAATATTACATGGCAGATCTATACGAAATTGGAGGCATTCCATCCGTCCAGAAATTGCTTGTCGCCGCAGGCCTTTTAGATGGCGGTATTCCCACGGTGACTGGAAAGACATTGGCGGAGAACATTGCATCTTTCCCCTCCCTCCCACAAGACCAAGCTATCATTCACCCACTTGACAACCCGATCAAGTCAACCGGCCATCTCCAGGTGCTCAGGGGAAACCTTGCCCCTGGCGGTGCTGTCGCTAAAATTACCGGAAAAGAAGGTACTAAATTTACGGGAAAGGCTCGCGTATTTAACAAAGAGCACGAGTTGGACGCCGCTCTAAGCCGTGGCGAGATCCCACGCGGAGATAACCTCGTCCTCGTCGTTCGATACGAGGGACCAAAGGGTGGTCCCGGAATGCCGGAACAACTCAAAGCTAGTGCTGCCTTGATGGGAGCTAAACTCACAAACGTAGCGCTGATTACAGATGGCAGATATTCAGGTGCCAGTCATGGATTTATTGTTGGACACATTGTCCCAGAAGCTGCAGTGGGCGGTCCGATTGCTGTTGTGCAGGATGGTGATACGATCACAATCAACGCGGATACCAACGAACTCACAATGGATGTTTCTGACGAAGAAATCGCACAGCGTTTGAAGGGGTGGAAACCGCCAAAACCACGTGTTACCCGGGGGGTGCTGGCGAAGTATGCTAAATTAGTCGGAGATGCATCAAATGGTGCTATGACTGACCAGTTTTAG
- a CDS encoding uncharacterized protein (EggNog:ENOG410QDZW): MAPAQGEGRHLNYQSNHGNNRDWPDNPMEFMINGAIRGITGENDQDFVSQIGVTENIQPLGGDSNNEDDCSFVFQNGVPEDNQSMEINSQCGEYPDFISQVDPSEYYQTLGSTSDSDDSASESSINGQPNHSLLNCENLECTDDSNFGDIESNGDTAYDTESLWNESDGEALTASMDGHGNDFTPRDRSHNRLGGYQGLLLSQIDLGFLGEDDSDSLTTDPLASSDEDDYGEISYDFEEITPIIRNNSFVRRMENRRLPSSFDPDIVFDDDSDSNEPHDGPFLVQGQIWEDPSSDELNSFIVAQGRAHVHEQQPASPLLIEEGSDENKENIPPQRQVQSRIGDNRHGNEPNTVRGTRGRFDPVQSVQHHSFGPLRPVAPWPLE, encoded by the exons ATGGCGCCAGCACAGGGTGAAGGAAGGCACCTGAACTA CCAGTCGAACCATGGCAATAATAGAGACTGGCCTGATAATCCTATGGAATTCATGATTAACGGCGCTATTCGTGGAATCACTGGAGAAAATGACCAAGACTTTGTGTCCCAAATTGGTGTCACTGAGAACATCCAGCCTTTGGGCGGTGATTCCAATAATGAAGACGATTGCAGCTTTGTTTTTCAGAATGGCGTCCCTGAGGATAACCAGTCCATGGAAATCAACTCCCAGTGCGGAGAGTATCCTGACTTTATCTCCCAGGTTGATCCCAGCGAATATTACCAAACCTTGGGAAGCACCTCCGATAGCGACGACTCTGCTTCTGAGTCAAGTATAAATGGGCAGCCTAATCATTCACTTCTAAATTGCGAGAATCTAGAATGCACGGATGACTCTAACTTCGGTGACATCGAGTCCAATGGAGATACTGCATACGATACAGAGTCTCTTTGGAACGAATCGGACGGCGAAGCCTTGACAGCGTCCATGGATGGGCATGGCAATGATTTCACTCCCAGAGACAGAAGCCATAATCGCTTAGGTGGATATCAAGGCCTTTTGCTTAGTCAAATCGATTTGGGATTTCTCGGCGAGGACGATTCTGATTCCCTGACGACTGACCCTCTGGCAAGCTCCGATGAAGATGACTATGGAGAAATTTCCTATGACTTCGAAGAGATCACTCCTATAATTCGCAACAATAGCTTCGTGAGGAGAATGGAGAACAGAAGACTTCCATCTAGCTTCGATCCGGATATTGTTTTTGACGACGATTCAGACTCAAATGAACCGCATGATGGACCTTTCTTAGTTCAAGGTCAAATCTGGGAAGATCCGTCATCTGATGAACTCAACAGCTTTATTGTCGCGCAAGGAAGAGCACATGTTCACGAACAACAGCCTGCTTCTCCACTACTGATAGAGGAGGGCTCTGATGAGAACAAAGAAAACATCCCTCCACAGCGCCAGGTTCAGTCAAGAATTGGTGATAACAGGCATGGCAATGAACCAAACACAGTGCGTGGGACTCGAGGACGGTTTGACCCCGTACAGAGTGTGCAACACCACTCGTTTGGACCATTGAGGCCTGTTGCTCCCTGGCCTCTTGAGTAA
- a CDS encoding uncharacterized protein (EggNog:ENOG410QE97~COG:V~TransMembrane:2 (o63-83i262-281o)~BUSCO:2654at33183), translated as MEMNSIFSISPFLSSPIYHAVCSTREKAYLSWDSIVDLIAQCTFSKFYSVISGKGSLDDRASLALLSWVSSIALIALGSGVIYRQIHGRSRKKSFRNGDNRPPYSTNRARESTESSSEDDTFEDDERGLSPFDTIICDDDKDHDPGLLKKHSSNVSYTTSIATYPSIRTFFCPHPHIEKLPTKPYPLPLLVFVHGLGGSLAQFHPILTTLTNVGPCFGIDFPGCGLSTFSPKSWSAYSVEALATLLATAIERHLDTARNQQVIFIGHSLGCSIATLIASSISPIAPQLKEHIIGFIALCPQATPPSKATTSHFRRLLHIPESIFNAWRKWDRRGGLNSPSVLRFTGSEADIGTRKLQLRFNEQSRTPIWRRMAWGTLPEHDASGKTVSGIPGEEMWKGIQVPLLLVAGESDPITKPIEVSRILEYFSKLPDTHKSACDEIETGTGLIQGHLPKGSTNGTVRPSLSATSEIDIEFHGERHSEKAAVRSFIFPAPASHALLYDRATYRALSGLIQGFLANDIDSRLGIGWQLQHLTTSGKWDVKNLAKWKAVEPVSKPIGDTFFALKTLRELDQEHSPIPFVQKWKGRIFAIIDISHESPVYNPSQLDNGGIQYHKLPTVSKIPPTVDEVHDFVALVDRLEEEISSQVKNQSDPDAPRPLIGVHCHYGFNRTGFFLTSYLIERKGYTVEEALEEFKRCRPPGIRHPHFIDTLFVRYCAGLRGEEALSL; from the exons ATGGAAATGAACTCCATTTTCTCAATTTCCCCGTTCTTATCGTCCCCGATCTACCATGCTGTTTGCTCTACAAGAGAGAAAGCGTATCTCTCCTGGGATTCGATTGTCGATCTCATTGCTCAATGCACATTTTCAAAATTTTATAGCGTCATATCTGGCAAGGGGAGCTTGGATGATAGAGCCTCCCTCGCCCTCCTGTCTTGGGTATCGTCAATTGCCCTTATCGCGCTAGGTTCTGGCGTGATTTACAGACAGATTCACGGACGGTCCAGGAAGAAGTCATTTCGAAACGGCGACAATCGGCCACCGTATTCGACGAACAGGGCTCGTGAGAGTACGGAATCATCTAGCGAAGATGATACCTTCGAGGATGATGAGCGTGGCCTCAGTCCCTTTGATACTATAATATGCGATG ATGACAAAGACCACGATCCCGGTTTGTTAAAGAAGCATTCATCCAATGTCTCTTACACAACTTCTATCGCGACGTATCCGTCCATCAGGACGTTTTTCTGCCCTCATCCTCACATTGAAAAGCTTCCCACGAAACCATACCCTTTACCACTCCTCGTGTTTGTACATGGGCTGGGAGGCTCTCTTGCCCAGTTCCACCCTATTCTGACAACACTTACGAATGTCGGTCCTTGTTTTGGTATTGATTTTCCTGGGTGTGGGCTGTCTACGTTCTCGCCAAAGTCTTGGTCGGCTTATTCTGTGGAGGCGCTTGCCACCCTTCTTGCAACCGCAATTGAGCGGCATCTGGATACCGCCAGAAATCAACAGGTCATATTCATCGGACACAGTTTAGGATGCTCCATTGCGACTCTGATTGCTTCCTCAATATCTCCAATCGCACCCCAACTGAAAGAACATATCATTGGATTCATCGCCCTGTGTCCACAGGCAACCCCACCTTCCAAAGCCACTACCTCACACTTTCGGAGATTATTGCATATCCCGGAATCCATATTCAATGCGTGGCGAAAATGGGATAGGCGAGGTGGCCTTAATAGTCCAAGTGTGCTGAGGTTTACGGGAAGTGAAGCAGATATCGGGACAAGAAAACTTCAGCTGCGATTTAATGAGCAAAGCCGAACCCCGATATGGAGGAGGATGGCATGGGGCACGCTTCCAGAACACGATGCCAGCGGGAAGACTGTTAGCGGAATACCTGGGGAAGAGATGTGGAAGGGCATCCAAGTTCCACTCCTGCTTGTCGCTGGGGAATCAGACCCGATCACGAAACCAATAGAAGTGTCGAGAATCCTTGAATACTTTAGCAAACTCCCAGACACCCACAAATCTGCCTGTGATGAAATAGAAACCGGCACAGGACTAATCCAGGGTCATCTCCCGAAGGGTTCGACAAATGGGACAGTGCGTCCCTCGTTATCCGCTACCTCCGAGATTGATATCGAGTTCCACGGCGAACGCCATTCAGAGAAGGCGGCTGTTAGGTCGTTTATATTCCCCGCTCCGGCATCCCATGCTCTTCTTTATGACCGTGCTACGTATCGTGCTCTATCTGGTTTGATACAAGGCTTCCTGGCGAACGACATCGACTCTCGTCTAGGCATCGGGTGGCAGTTACAGCATCTCACCACCTCTGGGAAATGGGACGTGAAAAATCTTGCCAAATGGAAAGCAGTGGAGCCAGTCTCAAAGCCGATTGGCGATACGTTCTTTGCGTTGAAGACATTACGTGAGCTCGACCAAGAACATTCGCCTATTCCCTTCGTACAAAAGTGGAAAGGGAGAATATTCGCGATCATTGACATTAGTCATGAAAGCCCCGTATATAACCCAAGTCAGCTCGATAATGGTGGCATCCAATACCACAAGCTTCCGACAGTGTCCAAGATTCCTCCGACAGTTGACGAAGTTCATGACTTTGTCGCCCTTGTTGATCGCCTTGAGGAAGAGATTTCCTCCCAAGTCAAGAACCAGAGCGACCCCGATGCACCTCGTCCTCTGATTGGTGTTCACTGTCATTACGGCTTTAATCGAACAGGATTTTTTCTTACATCATATCTCATCGAACGTAAAGGTTACACTGTTGAAGAAGCTCTCGAGGAGTTCAAACGGTGCAGACCACCCGGGATACGCCATCCACATTTTATCGATACCCTATTTGTACGATATTGCGCAGGTCTCCGTGGGGAGGAAGCGTTGAGCCTTTAG
- a CDS encoding uncharacterized protein (EggNog:ENOG410PYYX~BUSCO:10404at33183), which produces MNNIMDQQWVSPSVTYESVAHSYTSAHPNPALLTPISTSNSVYLDPRQSPPQHAQSHELQYHSMNSTGVSHGLGISSLGYMQPGMTLYDQTPNALSGQYDPHAQLRRHAERAASDHASRSGGRPVSSRSTPVAIAPNPAGIRQMEQERRLGQELESQRQPRRARRPRRRSSILDEETNLTLQLREQNVPWNEVVKRVNAAFGGNHNASRLQMRITRLKQRMREWSEDDIQALRNAHSYWERDKFEIIAYKMQEYRTTRGWTASQCQQKWQELQLEPCESPRRSQSPEDEDEPPDYPNKRRR; this is translated from the exons ATGAACAACATCATGGACCAGCAATGGGTCTCCCCAAGTGTC ACATATGAGAGCGTTGCTCATAGCTACACCAGCGCCCATCCGAATCCTGCTTTATTAACACCTATCAGCACCTCCAACAGCGTCTACCTTGATCCAAGGCAAAGTCCTCCACAGCATGCGCAGTCGCACGAGCTTCAATATCACAGCATGAACTCCACTGGTGTCTCCCACGGACTGGGAATCAGTAGTTTAGGCTATATGCAACCCGGAATGACACTGTACGATCAAACTCCAAACGCACTTTCTGGACAGTATGATCCGCACGCACAACTGCGACGACACGCCGAGAGAGCAGCTAGCGACCACGCCTCGAGATCGGGAGGAAGACCAGTCTCTTCTAGATCGACCCCTGTCGCAATCGCACCCAACCCAGCCGGGATAAGACAGATGGAGCAGGAACGAAGACTGGGCCAAGAACTCGAGTCGCAGCGCCAACCACGACGGGCACGGCGACCCAGAAGACGATCATCCATCCTCGACGAGGAAACCAACCTCACTCTCCAGCTCCGGGAGCAAAACGTACCCTGGAACGAGGTTGTCAAGCGGGTGAATGCTGCTTTTGGTGGAAACCACAACGCGTCACGTCTTCAGATGCGGATAACACGCCTCAAACAACGCATGAGAGAGTGGTCTGAGGACGAT ATTCAAGCGCTTCGGAATGCTCATTCATATTGGGAGAGAGATaaatttgaaatcattgCATACAAG ATGCAAGAATACAGGACCACCAGAGGTTGGACGGCATCACAGTGTCAGCAAAAATGGCAAGAATTACAGCTTGAGCCGTGCGAGAGTCCCAGGAGAAGTCAAAGTCCCGAAGATGAAGACGAGCCTCCTGATTACCCCAACAAAAGGCGACGATAG